One window of the Cryptomeria japonica chromosome 7, Sugi_1.0, whole genome shotgun sequence genome contains the following:
- the LOC131044780 gene encoding alcohol dehydrogenase 3 — translation MSIPLPGQILTCKAAVAWKAGEPLKIEQIQVAPPQALEVRIKIAYTSLCRTDLTFWQSKGQNPLFPRIFGHEAAGVVESVGEGVTDLKPGDHVLPVFTGECGECRHCKSEESNMCDLLRINTDRGVMLNDGKSRFSIGGEPIYHFVGTSSFSQYTVAHVGSVAKIDPAAPLNKVCILSCGVSTGMGATLNVAKPKKGSTVAVFGLGGVGLAAAEGARIAGASRIIGIDFNSARYEKAKEFGVTEFINPKDYQKPVQQVIADITDGGVDYSIECTGNINAMIQAFEACHDGWGVAVLVGVPYSDAVFSTNPVNFLNEKTLKGTFFGNYKPRTDLPRLVQKYMKKEIELEKFITHEIPLSDINKAFDYMMEGEGLRCIINMED, via the exons ATGTCAATTCCTCTTCCAGGACAGATCCTCACATGCAAAG CTGCTGTGGCATGGAAGGCAGGGGAGCCCCTGAAGATTGAACAAATACAAGTGGCGCCGCCACAGGCATTGGAAGTCAGGATCAAAATCGCTTACACTTCCCTGTGTCGCACAGACCTTACTTTCTGGCAATCAAAG GGCCAAAATCCTCTTTTCCCGCGCATCTTTGGACATGAGGCAGCCGG AGTGGTGGAAAGTGTGGGAGAAGGAGTAACCGATCTGAAGCCGGGGGACCATGTTCTGCCTGTGTTTACAGGAGAGTGCGGAGAATGCAGGCACTGCAAATCAGAAGAGAGCAATATGTGTGATTTGTTAAGGATTAACACGGACAGAGGAGTTATGCTCAATGACGGGAAATCGAGATTCTCAATCGGTGGAGAACCGATTTATCACTTTGTGGGTACATCCTCATTCAGTCAATACACTGTAGCACACGTCGGCTCTGTAGCCAAAATAGACCCTGCAGCTCCCCTAAACAAAGTGTGCATTCTGAGTTGCGGTGTCTCGACAG GGATGGGCGCTACATTAAATGTGGCCAAACCAAAGAAGGGTTCGACTGTGGCAGTATTTGGTCTCGGAGGAGTTGGACTTGCG GCTGCTGAAGGAGCGAGAATTGCTGGAGCTTCCAGGATTATAGGCATTGATTTTAACTCTGCAAGATATGAGAAAG CAAAAGAATTTGGAGTAACGGAATTTATAAACCCAAAAGATTATCAGAAACCTGTTCAACAG GTAATTGCAGACATAACTGATGGAGGAGTAGACTACAGTATCGAGTGCACAGGGAATATTAATGCAATGATTCAGGCATTCGAAGCTTGTCATGAT GGGTGGGGTGTTGCTGTTTTAGTAGGAGTGCCTTATTCAGATGCAGTTTTCTCTACCAATCCTGTGAATTTTCTGAACGAGAAAACATTAAAAGGAACATTCTTTGGGAACTATAAGCCCAGGACAGATTTACCACGTCTGGTGCAGAAATATATGAAAAAG GAGATCGAACTAGAGAAGTTCATTACTCACGAAATCCCTCTGTCTGATATCAACAAGGCATTTGATTACATGATGGAAGGAGAGGGCCTACGATGTATTATTAATATGGAAGATTAG